In a single window of the Bacillus mycoides genome:
- the sigI gene encoding RNA polymerase sigma factor SigI: protein MLSLVMKILKKTKIEDIVFNIQNNGGDKEAFIVQYQPFIRKSISSVCRRYITEQDDEYSIGLFAFNEAIEQYSYKKGKSFLAFADLLIKRDVIDYIRKESKHNLVFLKEDKQEEILEIQVSLTEYMKEMENSNRKEEILHFQSVLAEFKITFSELAKESPKHRDTREHLIEIVKIIIKDEKMMEELFRKKKLPLKHIEPRVRVSRKTLERHRKYIIAMCIIFANNYTYILDYIRGEKHDE from the coding sequence GTGTTGAGTTTAGTAATGAAAATCTTAAAAAAAACGAAAATAGAAGATATCGTATTTAACATACAAAACAACGGAGGAGATAAGGAAGCTTTTATCGTACAGTATCAGCCGTTTATTAGAAAATCAATCTCGTCTGTCTGCCGCAGGTACATTACAGAACAGGATGATGAATATAGTATTGGATTGTTTGCGTTTAACGAAGCAATTGAACAGTATTCATATAAAAAAGGAAAATCTTTTCTAGCGTTTGCTGATCTTCTTATAAAAAGAGATGTAATTGACTATATACGCAAGGAGTCTAAGCATAATCTTGTCTTTTTAAAAGAAGATAAGCAAGAGGAAATATTAGAAATACAAGTATCGCTTACGGAGTATATGAAAGAGATGGAAAATAGTAACCGTAAGGAGGAAATTCTTCATTTTCAAAGTGTGCTAGCTGAGTTTAAAATCACATTTTCAGAGCTTGCTAAGGAATCCCCTAAGCATCGTGATACGCGTGAGCACTTAATAGAAATTGTAAAGATTATTATAAAAGACGAGAAAATGATGGAAGAGCTGTTCCGAAAGAAAAAGTTACCCCTTAAACATATTGAACCACGTGTTAGGGTAAGTCGTAAAACGTTGGAGCGACATCGAAAATACATTATTGCGATGTGTATTATCTTTGCAAACAACTATACATATATTCTGGATTATATAAGAGGGGAGAAGCATGATGAATAA
- a CDS encoding NAD(P)H-dependent oxidoreductase translates to MRTLVIVAHPDIEKSKINKRWIEELEKHSDEITVHELYKAAPNWEFNIEEEQKLLVEHDRYIFQFPLYWYSSPPLLKKWFDDVLTYGFAYGSKGDKVKGKEFGVAISIGGLEKDYKNSGITMDELTKPFHATSLYTGMEFIPSFYLYGAEYEISDEEVDKSAPEYVKYVMNKEFSNI, encoded by the coding sequence ATGAGAACACTTGTAATTGTAGCACACCCTGATATTGAAAAATCAAAAATTAATAAAAGATGGATCGAAGAACTTGAGAAACATTCGGATGAAATAACGGTGCATGAATTATATAAAGCGGCACCAAATTGGGAGTTTAATATTGAAGAAGAGCAAAAGCTATTAGTAGAACATGACAGATATATATTTCAATTTCCGCTTTATTGGTACAGTTCACCACCATTATTAAAAAAATGGTTCGATGATGTATTAACATATGGATTTGCCTACGGATCAAAAGGGGATAAAGTGAAGGGGAAAGAATTTGGTGTAGCTATTTCTATAGGTGGGTTAGAAAAAGACTATAAAAATAGCGGAATTACAATGGATGAATTAACGAAACCATTCCACGCTACGAGCTTATATACAGGAATGGAATTTATACCATCATTTTATTTATATGGTGCGGAATATGAAATCAGTGATGAAGAGGTTGACAAAAGTGCACCTGAGTATGTGAAATATGTGATGAATAAGGAGTTTTCTAATATATAA
- a CDS encoding ArsR/SmtB family transcription factor, translating into MKEMYEEITEVLKVLAHPVRLSLVKIMLAKGPINVTTMYETLQMPQSTISQHLSKLKATKVVTGTRKGLEIYYEVTDNRTKSILACLV; encoded by the coding sequence ATGAAAGAAATGTATGAAGAAATCACTGAAGTATTAAAGGTGTTGGCGCATCCTGTCCGTTTATCATTAGTAAAGATAATGCTTGCAAAAGGTCCTATTAACGTAACGACAATGTATGAAACATTACAAATGCCTCAAAGTACAATTAGTCAACATTTATCTAAACTAAAAGCTACTAAAGTCGTTACAGGTACTCGGAAAGGATTAGAAATTTATTATGAAGTAACAGATAATCGTACAAAATCAATATTAGCATGTTTAGTTTAA
- a CDS encoding M15 family metallopeptidase, which yields MRLKLVGTLTCIVVMLGIFIIYTNISIGKEPYKTNHETSENSINKEKNSKQNGTSNKIASSFASIQAVVNKEYGLPEDYMPEDLVVPNVPFSFSGTVEKSHLRKEAAEALEKLFLLAKQDGIQLNAVSGFRSYEYQKGLYANNVKKKGQEHTDRFSAKPGHSEHQTGLTMDVSSKSANNELELSFANTKEGKWLKENAHRAGFIIRYPKGKESITGYAYEPWHIRYVGDIAENIYKEKLTLEEYMNL from the coding sequence ATGAGACTTAAATTAGTAGGAACCTTAACTTGTATAGTAGTAATGCTAGGTATCTTTATCATTTACACCAATATATCTATTGGTAAAGAACCATATAAGACAAACCATGAAACTAGTGAAAACTCCATAAATAAAGAAAAAAATAGTAAGCAAAATGGGACTTCAAATAAGATAGCAAGTTCCTTTGCTAGTATACAGGCTGTAGTAAATAAGGAATATGGTTTACCCGAAGACTATATGCCAGAGGATTTAGTTGTACCAAATGTACCGTTCTCATTTAGTGGAACGGTAGAAAAGAGTCATCTTCGTAAAGAAGCAGCGGAAGCGTTAGAAAAACTATTCCTTTTAGCTAAGCAAGATGGGATCCAGTTGAATGCTGTTTCAGGATTTCGTTCCTATGAGTATCAAAAAGGTTTGTATGCCAACAATGTTAAAAAGAAAGGGCAAGAGCATACGGATCGCTTCTCTGCAAAGCCAGGGCATAGTGAACATCAAACAGGGTTAACGATGGATGTTTCTTCTAAAAGTGCGAACAATGAACTAGAGCTATCCTTTGCGAATACGAAGGAAGGAAAATGGCTGAAAGAAAACGCGCATCGTGCAGGGTTTATCATTCGTTATCCTAAGGGGAAGGAAAGTATTACGGGTTATGCATATGAACCTTGGCATATTCGCTATGTAGGAGATATTGCTGAAAATATATATAAGGAAAAACTGACTTTAGAAGAATATATGAATCTGTGA
- a CDS encoding ankyrin repeat domain-containing protein, producing MKNQYIETLVEIMLKHIPNTAEKSMLFAFYNGVVTTYSYFHYESMEVFEHGSEGLPSNEIMDNIQRVRHTGESNWTAFVLTVKTNGLYEVDYYDDLNPTLECSSALLLLAYSHYHIEPTSDFGKSQLQSAIKAESFKKTLNYACMRNDIETVKEKLVNIKLSALNKKGPDRKTPLHIACLNDNIDIVTLLVEAGANLKIKYHGETPFSLACGKGNVEIIKYLISRGENANEIMVGKVTPLHLISKSGNQEIVHYILERITNINAVTSRKSSALHYAVDDNNLEAAKVLIDNSIDMELLEEYKRSALSLACDRNKPEMVALLLENGANIHSTGQGKVTPLHSACERGFIEVVRVLLHHQPNLHAKATLYSMPKNQKLIETPIETAKRLGYDEIVDLLSSNL from the coding sequence TTGAAGAATCAATATATAGAAACACTTGTCGAAATCATGTTAAAGCATATACCCAATACAGCTGAAAAATCGATGTTATTTGCATTTTACAATGGGGTTGTCACGACGTATAGTTACTTTCATTATGAATCTATGGAAGTATTTGAACATGGCTCAGAAGGGCTTCCATCTAATGAAATTATGGACAATATTCAAAGAGTACGTCATACTGGGGAATCAAACTGGACTGCATTTGTTTTAACTGTCAAAACAAATGGTTTATATGAAGTTGATTATTATGATGATTTAAATCCTACTTTAGAGTGCAGTTCTGCACTACTTTTGCTTGCATACAGCCATTATCATATTGAACCAACCTCTGATTTTGGTAAATCACAACTACAAAGCGCTATTAAAGCAGAAAGTTTTAAGAAAACGTTAAACTACGCGTGTATGAGGAATGACATAGAAACAGTTAAAGAAAAGTTAGTAAACATTAAATTATCTGCATTAAATAAAAAAGGACCTGATAGAAAAACGCCACTTCACATTGCTTGTTTAAATGACAACATTGATATAGTTACATTACTAGTGGAAGCAGGAGCAAATCTGAAGATTAAATATCATGGAGAAACACCTTTTTCCCTAGCATGCGGAAAAGGTAACGTAGAAATTATTAAATACTTAATTTCTAGAGGTGAAAATGCAAATGAAATAATGGTCGGAAAAGTCACTCCTCTTCATTTAATTAGTAAGTCTGGTAATCAAGAAATTGTTCATTATATTTTAGAGCGTATTACAAATATAAATGCGGTGACAAGCAGAAAAAGTTCAGCTCTCCACTACGCAGTGGATGATAACAATCTTGAAGCAGCAAAGGTTTTAATAGACAACAGTATTGATATGGAATTACTAGAAGAATACAAAAGGAGTGCATTAAGTCTTGCTTGCGACCGCAATAAACCAGAGATGGTAGCGCTGTTGTTAGAAAATGGAGCTAATATCCATAGTACAGGACAAGGAAAGGTTACACCGTTACATAGTGCATGTGAACGAGGCTTTATTGAAGTGGTTCGAGTGTTACTACATCATCAACCGAACTTACATGCGAAAGCAACATTATACAGTATGCCAAAGAATCAAAAATTAATAGAAACCCCCATAGAAACGGCTAAACGCCTTGGATACGATGAGATAGTCGACCTTTTGAGTTCAAACTTATGA
- a CDS encoding anti-sigma factor domain-containing protein — translation MNKGIVMDIKKHNVVVLTPNGEFITFKRKVHSYMIGEEISFNEQEQRAPRFSIPSFLKPASLLVTCFLCVLLFFYNQPEEKVFAYVSVDINPSLEVSVTKDLRVIDLRACNDDGRRILKEMKGWENKHLQDVIRTIIKQSQGDKYLTNDKQVMLTAVTKDKSLEPQLEKVMQELKKEYEIKHITVEYQSSTMQMREDAKKAGVGTGVYIKQENEKQKSLTPPALPSNQEQQKSSSDASSDASPVKEESNEKKEHIEQKQSKEQQPKQIKENNGNQQENNGRGSQGNNGNGQGNNGRGSQGNNGNGQGNNGRESQGNNGNGQGNKGRGSQGNNGNQQGNNGRESQGNNGHQQENNGRGPQKENNGHQQENNGRGPQKENNGHQQENNGRGFQGNNGHQQENNGRESQGNNGNGQGNNGRESQGNNGNGQGNNGRESQGNNGNGQGNNGRESQGNQQGNNGRGSQGNNGHQQENNGRGSQ, via the coding sequence ATGAATAAAGGAATTGTGATGGATATAAAGAAACATAACGTAGTTGTTTTAACTCCAAATGGAGAGTTTATTACGTTTAAAAGAAAAGTACACTCTTACATGATTGGAGAGGAAATCTCGTTTAACGAACAAGAGCAAAGAGCACCGCGTTTTTCAATCCCTTCTTTCTTAAAGCCTGCATCATTACTTGTTACTTGTTTTCTATGTGTGTTGCTGTTTTTCTACAACCAACCGGAAGAAAAAGTATTTGCTTATGTCTCAGTTGATATAAATCCAAGTTTAGAGGTGAGCGTAACAAAGGATCTTCGTGTTATAGATTTGCGAGCTTGTAATGATGATGGAAGGCGTATTTTAAAAGAAATGAAAGGGTGGGAAAATAAGCATCTGCAAGACGTAATACGTACTATTATAAAGCAGAGTCAAGGGGATAAGTACTTAACGAATGATAAGCAAGTTATGCTAACAGCTGTTACAAAGGACAAGTCGTTAGAACCACAGTTGGAAAAGGTTATGCAGGAATTAAAGAAAGAGTATGAGATAAAACATATTACAGTTGAATATCAAAGCAGTACGATGCAAATGCGGGAGGATGCCAAGAAAGCAGGGGTTGGAACGGGCGTTTATATAAAACAAGAGAATGAGAAGCAAAAATCGCTTACTCCACCTGCACTTCCGTCTAATCAAGAACAACAAAAGTCATCTTCTGATGCATCATCGGACGCATCTCCTGTAAAAGAAGAAAGCAACGAGAAGAAAGAGCATATAGAACAAAAGCAATCTAAGGAACAACAACCGAAGCAAATAAAAGAAAATAATGGGAATCAGCAAGAGAACAACGGAAGAGGATCACAAGGAAATAATGGGAATGGGCAAGGAAACAACGGCAGAGGGTCACAAGGAAATAATGGAAATGGGCAAGGAAACAACGGCAGAGAGTCACAAGGAAATAATGGAAATGGGCAAGGAAACAAAGGCAGAGGGTCCCAAGGGAATAATGGAAACCAGCAAGGGAACAACGGAAGAGAATCGCAAGGGAATAATGGACATCAGCAAGAAAACAACGGTAGAGGTCCACAAAAAGAAAATAATGGACACCAGCAAGAAAACAACGGTAGAGGTCCACAAAAAGAAAATAATGGACACCAGCAAGAAAACAACGGTAGAGGATTCCAAGGGAATAATGGGCATCAGCAAGAGAATAACGGAAGGGAATCGCAAGGGAATAATGGAAATGGTCAAGGGAACAACGGAAGAGAATCGCAAGGGAATAATGGGAATGGTCAAGGAAACAACGGAAGAGAATCGCAAGGGAATAATGGGAATGGTCAAGGGAACAACGGAAGAGAATCGCAAGGGAATCAGCAAGGGAACAACGGCAGAGGGTCCCAAGGGAATAATGGACATCAGCAAGAGAACAATGGCAGAGGGTCTCAGTAA
- a CDS encoding winged helix-turn-helix transcriptional regulator codes for MNQNDNCPIATTLDVIGGKWKIHILCVLADGKMRTNEIKREIPNITQKVLTQQLRQLEADGIIHRTVYQEVPPKVEYTISEHGKSLMQIMDELFEWGKDHQMKRLHD; via the coding sequence ATGAATCAAAATGATAATTGCCCAATCGCAACGACACTCGACGTGATCGGTGGAAAATGGAAAATTCATATTTTATGTGTTTTGGCGGATGGAAAAATGCGAACAAATGAAATAAAACGAGAAATTCCAAACATTACACAAAAAGTTCTCACACAGCAACTTCGGCAACTTGAGGCTGATGGGATTATCCATCGTACTGTATATCAAGAAGTACCACCAAAGGTTGAGTACACAATAAGCGAACATGGAAAATCTTTAATGCAAATTATGGATGAACTATTTGAATGGGGAAAAGACCATCAAATGAAAAGATTACATGACTAG